The Apibacter raozihei genome contains a region encoding:
- the pruA gene encoding L-glutamate gamma-semialdehyde dehydrogenase, protein MSTGIFVVPTPHNEPVRAYASGSKERESLLKTYKELYNQIIEIPQYVGEEKIFSGNKIEITPPHDHKHIVGVYHKGKVEDIQKAIDAALEARKKWSAMPWEHRATIFLKAADLAAGKYRDLLNASTMIGQSKNIFQAEIDSACELIDFLRFNTHFMSKIYSEQPCSSEGIWNRSEYRPLEGFTYAVTPFNFTAISMNLPTSMALMGNVVIWKPSNKQIYSAKIIMDILEEAGLPKGVINMVMADSAETTKLILSHPDFAGVHFTGSTRVFNSFWNEIGNNINNYKTYPRIVGETGGKDFVLAHESAEPVALATALVRGAFEYQGQKCSAASRAYIPKSLWSSVEQNMKSMLNEIKMGSPEDNTNFVNAVIDQGAYTKIKGYIDRAQSSNEAEVIIGGKCDDSVGYFISPTVILASNPHYESMVEEIFGPVLTIYVYDDKEWDTIFELVDTSTEYSLTGSVFAQDRYAIVQASEALKNASGNFYINDKPTGAVVGQQPFGGARGSGTNDKAGSYINLIRWVSARSIKETLVPPVDYKYPFLEK, encoded by the coding sequence ATGTCAACAGGAATTTTCGTAGTACCTACCCCTCATAATGAGCCTGTAAGAGCTTACGCTTCCGGTTCTAAAGAACGAGAGTCACTATTAAAAACTTACAAAGAGTTATACAACCAGATTATTGAGATCCCTCAATACGTTGGAGAAGAAAAAATTTTTTCTGGAAATAAAATTGAAATTACTCCACCTCATGATCATAAACATATAGTGGGAGTATACCATAAAGGAAAAGTTGAAGATATACAAAAAGCTATAGATGCTGCATTGGAAGCAAGAAAAAAGTGGTCTGCCATGCCATGGGAGCATAGAGCTACCATATTTTTAAAAGCTGCTGATCTTGCTGCTGGAAAATATCGTGATTTATTGAATGCTTCCACAATGATTGGACAATCAAAAAATATTTTTCAAGCGGAGATTGATTCTGCTTGTGAGTTGATAGACTTTTTAAGATTTAATACACATTTTATGTCTAAAATATATTCAGAACAACCTTGCTCCTCAGAAGGAATTTGGAATCGTTCAGAATACAGACCTCTTGAAGGATTTACCTATGCAGTGACACCATTCAACTTCACAGCCATTTCGATGAATCTTCCTACTTCTATGGCTCTTATGGGGAATGTGGTTATTTGGAAACCGTCAAACAAACAAATATATTCTGCTAAAATTATTATGGACATACTTGAGGAAGCAGGACTTCCTAAAGGTGTAATTAATATGGTTATGGCTGATTCAGCGGAAACAACAAAACTTATATTATCTCATCCAGATTTTGCAGGAGTACACTTTACCGGTTCTACAAGAGTTTTCAATAGCTTTTGGAATGAAATAGGTAATAATATAAATAATTATAAAACTTATCCTAGAATTGTAGGGGAAACCGGAGGTAAAGACTTTGTGCTTGCGCATGAAAGCGCTGAACCAGTAGCTTTAGCAACAGCTCTTGTTCGAGGTGCTTTTGAATATCAAGGACAAAAATGTTCAGCAGCATCCAGAGCTTATATTCCAAAAAGTTTGTGGAGTTCTGTAGAACAAAATATGAAATCCATGCTTAATGAAATTAAAATGGGATCTCCGGAAGATAATACTAACTTTGTTAATGCAGTTATAGATCAGGGAGCCTACACAAAAATTAAGGGTTATATTGACCGTGCACAATCTTCGAACGAAGCTGAAGTAATTATCGGAGGAAAATGCGACGATAGCGTAGGATATTTTATATCTCCAACTGTAATACTTGCCAGCAATCCACACTATGAAAGTATGGTTGAAGAAATATTCGGACCCGTTTTAACCATTTATGTTTATGATGACAAAGAGTGGGATACTATATTTGAATTGGTAGATACCTCTACAGAATATTCTTTGACCGGATCTGTTTTTGCACAAGATAGATATGCTATTGTTCAGGCTTCAGAAGCTTTAAAAAATGCATCAGGTAACTTCTATATAAATGATAAACCAACCGGAGCAGTTGTTGGACAACAGCCATTCGGTGGGGCAAGAGGTTCGGGTACTAATGATAAAGCAGGTTCTTACATCAATCTTATTCGATGGGTATCTGCCAGAAGTATCAAAGAAACTTTAGTTCCTCCTGTAGACTATAAATATCCGTTTTTAGAAAAATAA
- the recG gene encoding ATP-dependent DNA helicase RecG, translated as MSNLSLHSSLEYVNSIGPEKAILLKQLGLKTCEDLLYYFPFRYVDKSKIYTISQLNSSAAEIQLKGKITSIQEVSYNKKKRIVAIFEDLTGTIELVWFQSSNWLIKSIPLHEEIVIYGKVTSFNSKLNMAHPEIEKISEFKAESATLEPVYSSSEKLQKRGINQRFLKKIVREVLNNTIEEIQENLSNKIISDYKLISRKDAFVEIHFPKNYQSLQKSEYRLKFEEMFFFQLGFGLQKIYRQKTTPGHSFEHIGTYFNEFYNNHLPFSLTSAQKRVIKEIRKDLRQNIQMNRLLQGDVGSGKTMVALLSMLIAIDNGFQATLLAPTEILAMQHFNGISEYLTSMNVSVSLLTGSTSTAERKIIHRKLEEGNLNILIGTHAILEDKVKFSNLGLAIIDEQHRFGVEQRSKLWKKNSIAPHILVMTATPIPRTLAMSYYSDLDVSVIDELPAGRKEIKTYHRTDAQRLTVFKFIRDEIAKGRQVYIVYPLIEESETLDYKDLMDGYESIVREFPLPEYQISIVHGRMKPSDKDYEMQRFINHQTHIMIATTVIEVGVNVPNASVMIIESAEKFGLSQLHQLRGRVGRGAEQSYCILMTKSELNPEALKRITTMCETNDGFRISEVDLELRGPGNLLGTKQSGVIDLKKTNLVQDKIIVSLSKSAVDLLLTTDPKLQLEENKIIKSYFLKHHKNQFHWAKIS; from the coding sequence ATGAGTAATCTAAGTTTACATTCCTCTTTGGAATATGTTAACAGTATAGGCCCAGAAAAAGCTATATTACTTAAACAACTGGGACTTAAAACCTGTGAAGATTTACTCTATTATTTTCCTTTCCGATATGTTGATAAAAGTAAAATTTATACCATTAGTCAGCTAAATTCTTCTGCGGCCGAAATTCAACTAAAAGGGAAAATCACCTCTATTCAGGAAGTTAGTTATAATAAGAAAAAAAGAATTGTTGCAATATTTGAAGATCTTACGGGAACTATTGAACTTGTATGGTTTCAAAGTTCAAACTGGTTGATTAAAAGTATTCCTTTGCATGAGGAAATCGTTATTTACGGTAAAGTAACATCTTTTAACTCTAAGCTAAACATGGCTCATCCAGAAATAGAGAAAATTTCAGAGTTTAAAGCCGAATCAGCAACATTGGAACCCGTTTATTCCAGTTCTGAAAAATTACAAAAAAGAGGAATTAATCAACGTTTTTTAAAAAAAATAGTTAGAGAAGTCCTAAATAATACTATAGAAGAAATTCAAGAAAATTTATCAAATAAGATTATTTCAGACTATAAACTTATATCAAGAAAAGACGCATTTGTAGAAATACATTTTCCAAAAAATTATCAATCTCTACAAAAGTCAGAATATCGATTAAAGTTTGAAGAGATGTTTTTTTTTCAGTTAGGCTTTGGCTTGCAAAAAATTTATAGACAAAAAACTACTCCTGGACATTCATTTGAGCATATCGGTACGTATTTTAATGAGTTTTATAATAACCATCTTCCTTTTAGTCTGACTTCAGCTCAGAAAAGAGTTATAAAAGAAATTAGAAAAGATCTTCGTCAGAATATTCAAATGAATCGTCTGCTACAAGGAGACGTAGGAAGTGGAAAAACCATGGTTGCACTTCTTTCGATGCTGATAGCTATAGATAATGGTTTTCAGGCAACTTTACTTGCTCCTACAGAGATTTTAGCTATGCAACATTTTAATGGAATATCTGAATATCTTACATCTATGAATGTTTCTGTCTCTCTTCTTACCGGATCCACATCTACTGCTGAAAGAAAAATAATACACAGAAAACTTGAGGAGGGTAATCTAAACATTTTAATTGGGACTCATGCAATTTTAGAAGATAAGGTGAAATTTTCAAATTTAGGTTTGGCTATTATTGATGAGCAACATAGATTTGGTGTTGAACAACGCTCTAAATTATGGAAAAAAAACTCAATAGCTCCACATATATTGGTTATGACAGCCACACCAATTCCCAGAACTCTTGCAATGAGTTATTACAGTGATCTGGACGTTTCTGTTATTGATGAACTACCGGCTGGTAGGAAAGAAATTAAAACTTATCACAGAACAGATGCACAAAGACTGACCGTTTTTAAATTTATCAGAGATGAAATAGCTAAAGGCAGACAAGTTTATATTGTTTATCCGCTAATTGAAGAAAGTGAAACTTTGGATTATAAAGATTTAATGGATGGATACGAGAGTATCGTAAGAGAATTCCCGCTACCAGAATATCAAATCAGCATTGTTCATGGAAGAATGAAGCCTTCTGATAAAGATTATGAAATGCAAAGGTTTATTAATCACCAGACCCATATAATGATAGCAACAACAGTTATTGAAGTGGGTGTTAATGTTCCTAATGCTTCGGTGATGATTATTGAAAGTGCAGAAAAGTTCGGATTATCGCAGTTACACCAGCTCAGAGGCCGTGTAGGCAGAGGAGCAGAGCAGTCCTACTGCATTTTAATGACCAAGTCTGAGTTAAATCCGGAAGCTTTGAAAAGAATAACTACCATGTGTGAAACTAACGATGGCTTTCGTATTTCTGAAGTGGATTTAGAATTGCGTGGACCTGGAAATCTTTTAGGAACTAAACAAAGTGGTGTTATTGACTTAAAAAAAACAAATCTAGTTCAGGATAAGATCATAGTTTCTCTTTCAAAATCAGCTGTTGATCTATTGCTAACAACCGATCCAAAACTTCAGCTTGAAGAAAATAAAATTATAAAGAGTTATTTTTTGAAACATCATAAAAATCAATTTCATTGGGCAAAGATAAGCTAA
- a CDS encoding mannitol dehydrogenase family protein: MDNETLKKWSVNNNILSLKYDREKIKPGILHIGLGNFHRAHQEYYINSLLEDPNQKNWGVCGVSLLPGDENLYKALKSQDNLYSLTIFGRDGIDKTCMIGSIVESLWAMEDSEKIIQKIADPNIKIITLTITEGGYNINKSSGDFMLNTPSIQSDLNTNNKPTTVFGYIAAGLRKRKNTINKPITILSCDNLQHNGNTAKKAFLSFIKAQDEELSTWVENNITFPNAMVDRITPAVSEEDKERLNKKNNINDLAPVYCEDFIQWVVEDNFIAGRPDWGKVGVQMTEDVSVFENMKLSLLNASHTLLSYPSFLMGYRKVDEAMKDNLIIQYVKDFMNLDITPYVKEPEGINLTEYKQVLIERFANSSVSDQISRLCADGVSKIPVYIMPNLNKMLNENKDMTRLAFFVASYRHYLKYKKDDTGHSFPINEPWLDDEDEKNINSNNSLDFLLLSPFSSNKLLENNKFCNEYTKMNDLVYEKGIKEVLKFIITSK, translated from the coding sequence ATGGATAATGAAACACTAAAAAAATGGTCTGTTAATAATAATATTTTATCGCTAAAATATGACAGAGAAAAAATTAAACCCGGTATACTGCATATAGGACTTGGAAATTTCCATCGGGCGCATCAGGAATATTATATCAATAGTTTGTTAGAAGATCCGAATCAAAAGAATTGGGGAGTATGTGGAGTAAGTCTTTTACCTGGTGATGAAAATCTGTACAAAGCATTAAAAAGTCAGGATAACCTGTATAGTCTTACTATTTTTGGTAGGGATGGAATAGATAAAACATGTATGATAGGTTCTATAGTAGAGTCATTATGGGCTATGGAAGATTCCGAAAAAATTATTCAAAAAATAGCAGATCCTAACATTAAAATTATTACTCTGACAATAACAGAAGGTGGTTATAATATTAATAAATCCTCAGGTGATTTTATGTTGAATACTCCATCAATTCAATCAGATTTGAATACTAACAATAAACCTACAACGGTATTTGGCTATATAGCTGCAGGATTAAGAAAAAGGAAAAATACAATCAATAAGCCCATAACAATTTTATCTTGCGATAACTTACAACATAATGGAAATACAGCTAAAAAAGCTTTTTTATCATTTATAAAAGCTCAAGATGAAGAATTATCGACATGGGTTGAAAATAATATAACGTTTCCCAATGCAATGGTTGATAGAATTACTCCGGCTGTATCTGAAGAAGATAAGGAACGACTAAACAAAAAAAATAATATTAATGATTTAGCACCGGTTTATTGTGAAGATTTTATACAATGGGTAGTAGAAGATAATTTTATTGCTGGAAGGCCTGATTGGGGAAAAGTAGGTGTTCAAATGACAGAAGATGTATCTGTATTTGAAAATATGAAGTTAAGTTTATTGAATGCCTCACATACTCTTCTCTCTTATCCTTCTTTTTTAATGGGATACAGAAAAGTTGATGAAGCTATGAAAGATAATCTTATAATTCAATATGTTAAAGATTTTATGAATTTAGATATCACTCCTTATGTCAAAGAACCGGAAGGAATTAATCTTACTGAATACAAACAAGTATTAATTGAACGTTTCGCTAATTCATCAGTAAGTGACCAGATAAGTCGTCTTTGTGCAGACGGTGTTTCAAAAATACCTGTTTATATAATGCCTAACCTAAATAAGATGCTCAATGAAAACAAAGATATGACTCGACTGGCTTTTTTTGTCGCTTCGTATCGCCATTATTTAAAATATAAAAAAGATGATACAGGACATTCATTCCCTATTAATGAACCTTGGTTAGATGATGAAGATGAAAAAAATATTAATAGCAATAATTCATTAGACTTTCTTTTATTATCTCCTTTTTCAAGTAATAAATTACTTGAAAACAATAAATTTTGTAATGAGTATACTAAAATGAATGATTTGGTTTATGAAAAAGGGATTAAAGAAGTTTTAAAATTTATCATTACTTCTAAATAA